One Scylla paramamosain isolate STU-SP2022 chromosome 6, ASM3559412v1, whole genome shotgun sequence DNA segment encodes these proteins:
- the LOC135101314 gene encoding proteoglycan 4-like isoform X1 — protein sequence MVRVSWGGEVVIADLAHVGEDGGNGGEGGHSLPTNGIPTSTTPQALTPTASATPSETPTISPAPTVSTPPTVSPPPRAPTAMVEGLSDGDESAVSTSFSDDHRSLRDDLRDDFSSPRPRSPRRRLEKRPLSKVTEDDNNNGNGDGNGNGDKSAKGDERNGDVTLSSDEYRRFLTLKGSPPDSQKPPSPRLRPPMTRSSPRWTACWPPSATWRTISSPSTAWIPRATPTATRPRPGGNCSPTGGGSFSTSCGWNTGLRWDTHRHSWTQGWDAAGRSRMQGCPPPQGVIMKSSQGHHTPGVARRSPWCSTAECNAEVQYSCCSTIQRSTRGRRFTYAPRPQVEFSRWWMRGSLP from the exons ATGGTGCGTGTATCGTGGGGCGGCGAGGTGGTTATCGCCGACCTGGCCCACGTGGGGGAGGACGGCGGAAATGGCGGGGAGGGGGGCCACTCTCTTCCCACCAACGGGatccccacctccaccactcctcAGGCTCTCACGCCCACCGCCTCGGCCACGCCCTCTGAGACCCCCACCATCTCCCCGGCGCCCACGGTGTCCACGCCTCCCACGGTGTCGCCGCCACCGCGTGCCCCCACGGCCATGGTGGAGGGCCTATCAGACGGGGACGAGAGCGCCGTGTCCACCTCTTTCTCGGACGATCACCGGTCACTGAGGGACGACTTGCGCGACGACTTCAGCTCGCCGCGGCCCCGCAGCCCGCGGCGCCGTCTGGAGAAGCGGCCGCTCAGCAAGGTGACCGAGGACGACAACAATAATGGCAATGGCGACGGGAACGGTAACGGCGACAAGAGTGCCAAGGGCGACGAGAGGAACGGCGACGTGACGCTGAGCAGTGACGAGTACCGCCGCTTCCTCACGCTGAAGGGCAGTCCTCCCGACTCCCAGAAGCCCCCGAGCCCTCGGCTCCGCCCCCCGATGACGAGATCCTCACCTCGGTGGACCGCATGCTGGCCACCCTCAGCGACCTGGAGGACGATCTCGAGCCCATCGACGGCGTGGATACCGAGAGCGACGCCGACAGCGACGAGGCCGAGGCCAGGCGGGAACTGCTCACCGAC AGGTGGCGGCAGCTTTTCGACAAG CTGTGGCTGGAACACTGGGCTACGCTGGGACACTCACAGACACTCATGGACACAGGGGTGGGACGCAGCGGGGCGCTCACGGATGCAGGGTTGTCCTCCCCCCCAAGGTGTCATTATGAAGAGTAGTCAGG GTCACCACACTCCTGGTGTGGCCCGGCGATCACCGTGGTGCAGTACAGCAGAGTGCAATGCAGAAGTGCAGTACAGTTGTTGCAGTACAATACAACGCAGTACACGCGGCCGCAGATTCACATATGCCCCGCGGCCGCAGGTCGAGTTCAGCCGGTGGTGGATGAGAGGCAGTTTGCCATGA